The genomic interval ACCCACCCAGAGCTCCCATTCATGAaagctcattcattcaacaaacaccagAGGGTCTACTGTGTGCCTCAGTGAAGTCTGATAAGCAAGCAGGATGAAGTGAGGGAAGGGCAGCAGGAGGAGTCTGAAAGAGTACATGAAGGAGGAGTTAATAACAGGCCAGAGGGTGAGCAAGGAGACAGTGCCCTGAAACTGGATGGGAGCAATGGCTAATGGTCCCATGAGGCCCAAGGATTGTGGAGACAGTGATCTGAGATGATGGGAGGTGAGAGTTTAGGCGAGAATGCCAGTCCTTCTCTGCATCCTTGGCAGGTGCAGGATGGTAGTGCCAGCCCAGCACTACCCAGATTCCCCCTTCCGTGGGTCCCTATTCCCTagtgccctccccacccctcctcaatGCTGACCCGTATCCAGCAGCAAGCTCGCGATGGCCAGGTTCCCATGGGACACGCTGTAGTGCAGGGCTGTGTTTCCGTTGCCATCCGCCAGGTTCACCACGTGCTCCAGCAGCTCCCGCCCCAGGCGCGCCACCGCGCCCAGCACCCCGGCCACGGGCTCCGCCTGAGAGCGCCGCTGGCTCGACACCCGAAACCACTCCTGCGCCACCAGGCGCGCCGCACCCTGCCAGGGAGAGACATCAGCGAAGGTCCAGGGCAGGtctggaggccaggcaggggagGGTGGTCCCTCcgtatttggggggggggggggggcgtggacTCGTTGGGCAGCACCCCTTTGGAGGATGGAGTAGCGTCAGTGTGGGTACATGCCCCCAGGGGGCAAGGATGCTCCTCTTCCCGAGAAGAGCCTTCGGGAGAAGCAGGAGTGGAGGAAGACGGTGAGCGCTTGTTTTGGGGGAGTCCGGGATGGGGCTGGGGCTTGGGGTGGACCCTTCTGGGGAAATCAGAGAGATCAGCCCAGTTCTGGGGCGGAGATCCCTTTGGAGACCTTGGTATCCATGGAGGGCCCTGGCGCGAGGTGACAGAACTTGGGGCCCCCTTAACTCTAAACAAGGCGATGCTCTTCCCTAGGCGGGCGTCAGACGGGGTCCCCGGCGGGCCTCTGACTCTGAAGGGCTCTCTATTCACTCACACTGTCGCGGGGGACCCCGCGGGGCCGGCTCAGCTGCCGCTGCAGCGCTGCACACGCTTCCCTCAAACGTGGGCTCAGCTCGCACCTAGGAGACGGAGAGGCTCCAGGAGGGTTCGGGATGGAGAGTGGGAAGACGAGGAAAGAGCAGCCGTCCCCATTCCGTGTCCCCCGTGCGGCTCACCTCCCCTGGGCACCCGGCTGAGGTTCCTGCTCTGCCTCCGGCTCTGCCTCCGGCTCGGCGTCCCGGTCCTCCTTGCCGCTGGGAGCGCCAGGGGTCTCGGAGTCGGATGCCGCGCCGCTGTCGTCGCCTGAGCCCGAGGAACTGCTCCTCGTGGGCTCGGCAGCGCCATCCTCGCTGTCGCCCTCGCTGGATGAGCTCTCGTACCTGGGGGCAGAGTGGGAGGCTGATGCTGAGCCTCCCCTGTGGGCTCAGTCTGGTGTCCTGCGAGGTGGGAAGTGgctgcccccattttacagatgtggacacTGAGGCCTGCCAAGACCACGCTGCAAGCGAGgggtagagctgggattcaaaactCCAGTCTATGTCCCAGCAGATGCTGCCATGGGGAAGGGAAAAGTGCTCACTCTCCATTGAGGACCCCAACAAACTGCAGGCTCTTTGGTCCGGGGCGGGTTTGGCCACCAGGTGTACCATCTTTCCTCTTCATGATGGATTTGAGGGTGCCTGGCGGAGatcagatgaggacactgagttcGAATTCAGCGGCCAGCAAGCCAGGGCTCAGCGAGGGATGGGGACTCACCCGCGGGTGCCACGGCCCTATCCCCATCCGTGGATCCGGGCGGGTTCTCCGACATCGGGGCCAGGGCCTCCAGTGGAGCATCGGTCTGCGTGGTCTTCTCCACATAATCCCATGGGGTCTGGGTGGTAGCCTCGCACGGCTGGGGCCGGGACGCCACGGCCTCGGCCTCGGCCTCCTCAGCAGCCTCGCGGGCTTCCTCCAGCTCGCACAGCCGGCCCCGCAGGAGCTCGCTCACCCCGCGCTGATGCTCCAGGCTGGCGCGAAGCAGGTCCAGCTCGCGCTCGGCGGCCACGGGCAGCCCCAGCAGAGCCTCCGTCACCCACGCCTCCGCCTCGAGGGTCTCAGGAGTTGCCCCCACGccggtctcctgtgtctccggcaCCACTTGGACTCCCACCTTTTGGGTCTCCGGCACGATCTGGGTGCCTGCCTCCCGTGTCTGGGGCGCCCGGTCGAGGACCGGCGGCGCACCCTCGCTGTGGCTAGAAGCCGACCCGTCCGGGCCGTCAGCCCCGGCGCTGGCCCTGGCACGAACGCCGCGCTCAGAAGTGGCCAGGCGCTCGGTGAGCCGCCGCAGCTGAGCAAGCTTGTCTGGGCGCGCCTCGGCCTCCCCGTCGGACTCCGGCTGCCGGCGCGCAGCCAGCAACCGCGCCTTCTCGGCGCGCAGCGCGCGCACCTGCTCTTGCAGCTCGGGCAGCGCGCGCGCTTGTTCCTCGAGCTCGCGCAGGCGCCGCAGCGCCGCGGCCATCCGCTCGCGCACCAGCTGCAGCTGCGCGGGGCCCGGCGAGGCCAGGGCCgggttgggggcggggctgcTGTGGCCAGACCCGCGCGGGCTGCGCGGGGCCGCGCGGGCCGGGCTGGGCGCGCCCTCTTGCGCTTGCGCTAGCTCCAACCGCCGGCTGGTCTCCAGGAGCGTGTGCTCGACGCGCGGGTTGCGCACGGGTGCGCGCGGGGAGAGCGGCGGCAGCATCAGCGCGGACGGCGCACCGGGGGAGAGTGCGCCCGGCGCTACGCCGTCGTCACTAGCCAGGGACTCGTTGGAGGTCCAGGCGCCTGGGCTGCGCGCGCCTGCGAGGCCAGCCCGGGGCGCGCGGGGACGGCGCGCGGGCTGGGGCCCCGCAGCGCGGCGGGCGGCGGGGCCACGCTCCAGCTCCTCCACATACTTGAGGAAGTCCAAGTCCAGGTGGAAGCCGTAGGGGGTCTCCACTGAGTAGGGCGAGCTCGGGCTGCGGGCGCCCCCAGTCGCGCTGGGGCACAGGCGAGGGCCGCCCAGGTCTGCGGACATGACAGGGGCATGGAGGGACGTCAGGCCTGGGAGACGCAGAGAGACTAACAAAAGGAgcacctccccaccaccccacgaCATGCTTTCACGATGCCACCTGCTCTAAACCCTGCACACCTGCGGTTGCACACAGAGGTTTAAACACCTATCTGCACCCCCAAAAGTTGTGCATTCAcgtgttgagcacctactgtgtaccaaaCACTCTTCTAGGTACTGAGGACATAGCAATGAACAAGAAAAGCATTCTTGCCCGCTTGTAGTAGACAGATAATTAAACGCAAACGTTCAAAAAAGGTCCTtagggcaaaaataaaaattccgaGATGAAACAGAGAGTAACTGACAGGCTTTGGCTCTGGCTGTCCCAGCAGATTTCCTGCGGAGGGAACTCAGAAGTTGAGCCCTGAATGAGAAGGAGAAAGCAGCTGGGACGGAAGGTTCCTGAAAGAAAACAGCGCGTGCAAAGGCTCTGGGGTGGAATGAGCAGGGTAGACCTGAGTAAAAGTGGGATGGAGATGAGGATGTGCAGAGCAGAGTGAAAGAAGGGAGGGGGGAGAGGACTAGAAGAGGTGGACTTGGGCCAGACTGTGAGGAACCTTCTGGGCCACCGTGAGGAGCTGGAGTTTTATTCCACCTGTAATAGGGCACCAGAGGCAAATGTTAAGCAGGGTCAGGACATTATCCACCTTTATAAAGGGCCCTCTGACCACTCTGCAGAGAAGGGAACTGCAGGGCTGTGTGGGAACTTGGGCGCCAGGTGTGGATCTCTACACACACAAATGCCATTTTGCACACTTACCCGGCAGGTTCTGATTCAGGGCAAACTTGGCCATGTTTCCCGGAGTAGCCGCCACCTTTTTCACACCCTGAAAAAGGCCCCCAGAGGGGTGAGGGTGGGTAGGGCTGGACCTGCCCCTCTGACTGTGCCTCTGGGGTCTATCTGGACTCTGCATGAGTAAACAGACCCAAGCGCTCCTCTCCATCCCCCAACCTCCCCCCtctccccgccacacacacacacaggttctctcctccctcctccctcaagTGGCCTTGAAAGTTTGGAATGAATGACTGTGGGGGCCCTCCAGTGCCAGGCCTCCTTAGCCTGCTGGGCGGGAAGGGCATCAAAAGAAGAGGGGATGGTGATAAGGGAACCAGAGCatctgggggcggggcagggggcggggcttTCCAGACCTGAGGAGGTTTCTGTCAGTCCCAGGAAGAAATTAGAAACTGACGCTTAAAGGGGTGGAATGTGAACATTCAgaggaggaagtcaagagttGGAAGCCCTTCGTGGGCTCATTAAAAACTCATCTGGTCAGATTCTGCAtactgaaaagaaacaaacagaaaacagaattcttactttttttttccttagagtgCAAACAAAATATAATTGTATATCCAAATTTACATCAGGGTCACTTGTGAGATCCTTTAGGAATGATGAAGAGCTGTGGATCAGAGGCACCAAGGATGCAAAGTCTCCTTGTGATGTCTCTACTGGGGTGCCACAGGGCTCTGCCCTTAGTTTGTGAGAAATTGTAGTGGAACCACAAGCCCCCAGATTGTGAGAGCTGTGGCTATGTTTGGGGCCAAAGGGAGAGAGACTCTTCAGGTGATGTGATGGAGGCTCTAAGAAACtgagggaggggcttccctggtgatccagtggttaaaaatccacctgccaatggaggggacatgagttcaatccctggtccagaaagatcccacatgcagtggagcaactaagccccgtgtgccacaactactgaagcccacacgcctacAGCCCAcactccacaataagagaagcgaCCACAATGGGAAGCCTGGGCACTGCACgatgcaatgaagagcagcctgggtttgccgcaactagagaaagccacaacaacaaagacacagtgcagccaaaaacaaacaaataaaaataagtaaatctaaaaaagaaactgaagattggGTCACATCTAATAATGTGATATTTAACCAGGATTTTTCCAGAACCTTGTTATTGAGTCCACAATCAAAGTTACTGTGCTTTGTTTCAGAAAGCACAGAGCAGGAAAGATGGGCCTTTGAAGAACCCACATGAAAAACCCTCAGAGACGTGTAAACAGCTTGGATTGAGTGCCGACTCTGTGCCTGGTCTCATTTAAGGTACCTCCCCCAGTATAAACCTGCAAGGTAGGATGGTTCCCCTTTTTCCAGATGGGGAAGCTAAGACATAAAGCATTAAGTCTATTACCTATAGGAAATGTCCTCAGACTGGGTTCTGCTCATCCTCTGGGGAACTCTTGTCTGCCCAGCCCTCCACCAGCAGGTGCCCGGCAGCCCCAATCTGTACTCTTCCTGACCTACTGCCCATCTGCACTAACCACCTGGCAAATTTCCCCATCACCtcttcaggtctcctgcactcctGATGACCACCTGCATACCTAACACCCACCAGCCATCCGTTGGACCACCTGACTCATTTTGCTCATGACTGGGGAGATGGGCCCACTCGCCACCTCTGTCCAACCTGGGTTCCTGACATCTCCCCCACCCTCACTCCCCAAGGGAGGAGGGAGTGGTGGGGAACTTACCGTCCTGAAGCAGCTGTTTCCCGTCCCTCACACTGGCTATAAGGGGCCGGCCAGCGGGGCAGCACAGAGGACAGTCAGTGCCTCTCAAGACTTGTTTTCAGGAAGCTCTCTGGGAAGAGCTGGGTCATGGAAAAAACCTGGACTGGGGCTTAGAGGTCTGGGCCAGCCTCACACACAGCTGGCCAACTACCTCAGTGGGATCAGCCCCTTCCTTCAGGGACCTGGCCACACCCAAACCCGAGACCCTgggaattaaaacaaacaaacaaaaaaacagctctGGGTCATTCCTAAGATCCAAACCAGCTGGAGCAGCCAGACCTAGAAGTTGGCCTGAAAAATGGGTGGATGCCCCaagaaggggctttcctggtggctcagatggtaaagaatccacctgcaatgcagaagacttgggttcgatccctggatcgggaatatctcctggagaagggcatggcaaccctttccagtattcttgcctggagaatgcccgtggacagaggagcctgccaggttacagtccatggggtcgcacagagtcggacatgcctgaagtgactaagcagcagcagcagcagtcccagGAAGAGCGAATAGCAATATAACAAAACCCTTTGCATTTCCTACGGGGGTAGCCTCGATTCTAAGCAATTTATGGGTGTtaacttagtaaaaaaaaaaaacaaaacaacaacctcCTAGGCCCTTTGAAGTAGATATTCTTAGCATTATTCTTTTCCCCTCTTCCCCATTgtgcagatggagaaactgagactcagagatgaAGTGACCCAGCCAAGGTCGTACATGGACAGAAGCAGCTTTTTGAACCCAGCAGCTTTGCCAGTatttcattcttgcctggagaatcccattgctagagga from Dama dama isolate Ldn47 chromosome 9, ASM3311817v1, whole genome shotgun sequence carries:
- the KANK3 gene encoding KN motif and ankyrin repeat domain-containing protein 3, whose product is MAKFALNQNLPDLGGPRLCPSATGGARSPSSPYSVETPYGFHLDLDFLKYVEELERGPAARRAAGPQPARRPRAPRAGLAGARSPGAWTSNESLASDDGVAPGALSPGAPSALMLPPLSPRAPVRNPRVEHTLLETSRRLELAQAQEGAPSPARAAPRSPRGSGHSSPAPNPALASPGPAQLQLVRERMAAALRRLRELEEQARALPELQEQVRALRAEKARLLAARRQPESDGEAEARPDKLAQLRRLTERLATSERGVRARASAGADGPDGSASSHSEGAPPVLDRAPQTREAGTQIVPETQKVGVQVVPETQETGVGATPETLEAEAWVTEALLGLPVAAERELDLLRASLEHQRGVSELLRGRLCELEEAREAAEEAEAEAVASRPQPCEATTQTPWDYVEKTTQTDAPLEALAPMSENPPGSTDGDRAVAPAGTLKSIMKRKDGTPGGQTRPGPKSLQFVGVLNGEYESSSSEGDSEDGAAEPTRSSSSGSGDDSGAASDSETPGAPSGKEDRDAEPEAEPEAEQEPQPGAQGRCELSPRLREACAALQRQLSRPRGVPRDSGAARLVAQEWFRVSSQRRSQAEPVAGVLGAVARLGRELLEHVVNLADGNGNTALHYSVSHGNLAIASLLLDTGVCKIDHQNRAGYSALMLAALTSVGREDMAVVQRLFHMGNVNAKASQTGQTALMLAISHGRQDMVAALLACGADVNVQDADGATALMCASEYGRLDTVRLLLAQPGCDPALLDNEGTSALAIALEAEQDEVAALLHSHLSSGQPGPQLSPDSSTATPGEGGCGDSGEDPLPL